A portion of the Plasmodium relictum strain SGS1 genome assembly, chromosome: 11 genome contains these proteins:
- a CDS encoding mitochondrial ribosomal protein L41, putative encodes MLKLDFFKLAKMGPSKGKGPLIAKYAPVGFKKGFGAIGLGRHTKKGFFIINKMLVPNFRVPDLNNCELKPYVSKKTPLIVMKKQFGPKKKIMN; translated from the exons atgttAAAGTTAGATTTTTTCAAATTAGCTAAAATGGGGCCAAGTAAAGGAAAAGGCCCTCTCATTGCCAAATATGCCCCTGTTGGTTTTAAAAAAGGATTTGGTGCTATTGGCTTAGGAAGACATACAAAAAAAG gtttttttattattaataaaatgctTGTACCAAATTTTCGAGTTCctgatttaaataattgtgaa ttaaaGCCATATGTATCAAAAAAAACTCCATTAATTGTTATGAAAAAACAATTCggtcccaaaaaaaaaattatgaattaa
- the ApiAP2 gene encoding transcription factor with AP2 domain(s), putative, translating into MQNYNLVKSSTQLIETPLIDENSNKNNLSATLILDDNLKCLEDSNNNNNNNIKKEENKNEDISKERSTSTFTIDDNNLKSSEEKNFEEIGKENGSSEVKINKEPVILIDKIERCLVVEWYENDIRREQRISYKKYGNDKAKLRAKELIEKLKSGITFEQLYPDKGPPIVRVFENIGVYKVSLIRDRIEREWRVEWIDNGVPMKARWSCKKVGNDEAQKRADNFAQSMIKGVFNPILLHKATGTRFSRSDRTVVKINVYMKKNVKRKNKGKSNRSEKNTAKDKGIKDNLRKSKVDNNIAATTTTNSNNSNNNYNYININSNNVESELNQNLSNNQYNMKNMNIIANNNMKLLDSNESYQLNSYDMNAKEIFDKKGDYSKSKNMKIPKTRNIYKNDKSIMTNKGNNKSTEDINMDAFLYKNKFSNNNDRKCDIPNIFNDSNILDDDNNKMDSKLKNSYYISTGNYDNFDNNNIVDNEYSSHYPYLHKNNNSSEYINYNIENNLQNNLQYRSEENFCVNYMNPSEYAKNNINNVSSNFKNKNYYVFNSNSSLINYNSLDNSNDLKNNNFINNNELQKKRLYKENISNLSKYKKRVVEENTMKNLNVKRNGRKKEYKYERKLRNINNKGEKKNRRRTNRSTRNNDSINEPYNYSMCYKINVTKNRKVQKKEENNVIKDKINNNSRIDRRKKHDFFLNENYELKKEVVDDDEEDNQENDECAKEKKDKKESHLSITDENVYSHNTLNKKNAYDFYNQRNVTRSAYRLYKSNNDKNIMEYNYNMYTLNNDNNTIANGMYSNNLSSNNASDNSNIYYKNDLNNIVYDNINEKNGYLMNFKNIKDKNKLINSYNFDEIYHKPDKFNFNFLPNNAVEFVENPRGYRVAYEYQSQIFYEYFEVPLNSHKEFEIQQKYFANLFSLHILAVGWNANKNVNTQNYIQDLSNSFLQNKSIFDLPSCSEKDVLNIKTDEKKEDINFNICEMNSYYPQYNYNITYNNNYFYNTDKNDNSKVNGSINIYNNSNQMDMINSVSNTNSVNRINDVNKLNNLDNLKDVNNLNDTTNLNNANDLEDVNNLNNTNNLNDISNLNDINSFNDINNLNDISNLNDINNINDINNINNINNLNDINNINDINNINNINNFNDINNLNNINNINDIGNFNDINNFNDINNLNDINNFSDINNLNSINNLNNINNLNNVNDFDSLNNIHELNGINGLNHMLNINDLSSINNLSNINNLSNINNINEVNNLNNINNLNNLNNLNDINNLTSMNILNDINNLNNINNLNNINNINDINNLNNVNNLNSVNNLNNMNNLNDINNLKELNDINNTNNMNHMKNVVCLNNMNNLGNLNEINNVSDINNINDNVNNVSDIKNVRNANKLNDINTLNNGSTNFSNINLTELSQIKINNDKRNINSITNNNFNVVYDDISNFVDINGNFSYMKENNKKLMNNLNNVNVNDLNTNIEYKNMGIYQTLSNGESAMCFNNSDVDLHNNNNNNNNYIKNVVNEKNENELNAKTRCNIMNNYNSFNNKDHTLDINDVKKEEYYKNMHNIIEENKELNLKSDNLEKRNEIINHEHKDLLLKGNDENNKKCLINDKLNIIDKNLLIDKKDSSSTISNKGYIENGNLKLKYYLNNEDNFLNTNEHINYEMNYNLKKYQKKDSVNDLSKEYTTYYNNNMEYDIFNKQNFQFKNMINKLENYDNIEREKNSCDNIVNRHPQLQFKDSYYNLKLLSNENNLLNENTLEKNNIKKVNKNFNKYEDILYDYYFKKNAPAMTSISTSTTNTKDLNNYEYYSNKKMINKLRTTSNSSTINTDYLSSNLLNSISINNISHSNNLNEQLQK; encoded by the coding sequence atgcaAAATTACAATTTAGTTAAAAGTTCAACACAATTAATAGAAACACCTTTAATAGATGAAAATtctaacaaaaataatttatcggCAACATTAATCCTAGACGATAACTTAAAATGCTTAGAagatagtaataataataataataataatattaaaaaggaagaaaataaaaatgaagacaTTTCAAAAGAAAGAAGTACATCTACCTTCACAATAGATGATAACAACTTAAAAAGTTCAgaggaaaaaaattttgaggAAATAGGAAAAGAAAATGGTTCATCAGaagttaaaataaataaagaaccAGTAATTTTAATTGATAAAATTGAAAGATGTTTAGTAGTGGAATGGTATGAAAATGATATTAGAAGAGAGCAAAGAATAtcgtataaaaaatatgggAATGATAAGGCAAAATTAAGAGCAAAAGaattaattgaaaaattGAAATCAGGAATAACTTTTGAACAACTATACCCAGACAAAGGACCACCTATAGTAAGagtttttgaaaatattggTGTTTATAAAGTATCGTTAATAAGAGATAGGATTGAGAGAGAATGGAGAGTAGAATGGATAGATAACGGCGTTCCAATGAAAGCTAGATGGTCATGTAAAAAAGTTGGAAATGATGAAGCTCAAAAAAGAGCTGACAATTTTGCTCAAAGTATGATTAAAGGAGTATTTAACCCAATATTGTTACACAAAGCAACTGGAACTAGATTTTCAAGGTCAGATAGAACTGTAGTGAAAATTAATGTAtacatgaaaaaaaatgtaaaaagaaagaataaAGGAAAAAGTAATAGATCAGAAAAAAATACAGCAAAAGATAAAGGAATAAAAGATAATCTAAGAAAAAGCAAAGTTGACAATAATATTGCTGCTACTACTACTACGAACagtaataatagtaataacaattataattatattaatattaacaGCAATAATGTTGAAAGTGAACTAAATCAGAATTTGTCTAATAATCaatataatatgaaaaacATGAATATCATTGccaataataatatgaagTTATTAGATAGCAACGAGAGCTATCAACTAAATAGTTATGATATGAACGCAAAAGAgatttttgataaaaaaggAGACTATTCCAAATctaaaaatatgaagattCCTAAAACGAGgaatatttacaaaaatgataaaagtataatgactaataaaggaaataataaaagtactGAAGATATAAATATGGATGCtttcttatataaaaataagttttctaataataatgatagaAAATGTGATATacctaatatatttaatgataGTAATATACTGGATGACGATAACAATAAAATGGattctaaattaaaaaatagttaTTATATATCTACTGGAAATTACGATAATTTTGATAACAATAATATTGTTGATAATGAATATTCTTCTCATTATCCTTAtctacataaaaataataattcctcagaatatataaattacaatattgaaaataatttacaaaataatttGCAATATAGGAGTGAAGAAAACTTTTGTGTTAATTACATGAATCCTAGTGAATatgcaaaaaataatataaataatgtttcgagtaattttaaaaataaaaattactatGTATTTAACAGTAATTCttctttaattaattataatagttTAGATAATtctaatgatttaaaaaataataattttattaataataatgaactTCAAAAGAAAAGactatataaagaaaatatctCTAATTTAagcaaatataaaaaaagagtaGTAGAAGAAAATActatgaaaaatttaaatgttaAAAGAAATGGTagaaaaaaggaatataaatatgagagaaaattaagaaatataaataataaaggagaaaaaaaaaatagaaggaGGACTAACAGAAGCACTAGAAATAATGACTCAATTAATGAGCCTTATAATTATTCTATgtgttataaaattaatgtaaCAAAAAATAGGAAAGTACAaaagaaagaagaaaataatgtgataaaagataaaataaataataactcAAGAATtgatagaagaaaaaaacatgatttttttcttaatgaAAACTATGAACTTAAAAAGGAAGTAGTGGATGACGATGAAGAGGATAATCAAGAAAATGATGAATGtgcaaaagaaaaaaaagacaaaaaagAATCTCACTTAAGCATAACTGATGAAAATGTATATTCACATAATacattaaacaaaaaaaatgccTATGATTTTTATAATCAAAGAAATGTAACTAGATCAGCTTATAGATtatataaatcaaataacgataaaaatataatggaaTATAACTATAATATGTATACACtgaataatgataataatactaTAGCAAATGGAATGTATTCTAATAATTTATCTAGTAATAATGCAAGTGATAatagtaatatatattataaaaatgatttaaataatattgtatatgataatataaatgaaaaaaatggatatttaatgaattttaagaatataaaagacaaaaataaactaataaatagttataattttgatgaaatatatcataaaccagataaatttaatttcaattttttgcCAAATAACGCAGTTGAATTTGTTGAAAATCCTAGAGGGTACAGGGTAGCTTATGAGTATCAATCacaaattttttatgaatattttgaAGTTCCTTTAAATTCTCATAAAGAATTTGAAATTCAGCAAAAATATTTTgcaaatttattttctttacatATATTAGCAGTTGGGTGGAAtgctaataaaaatgttaatacACAAAATTATATTCAAGACTTATCAAATTCTTTTCTTCAAAATAAAAGCATTTTTGATTTACCATCATGTAGTGAGAAAGATGTATTAAACATTAAAACGGATGAGAAAAAGGAAgacattaattttaatatatgtgAGATGAATTCATATTATCCTCAAtacaattataatattacgtataataataattatttctataatacggataaaaatgataacaGCAAAGTTAATGgtagtataaatatatataataactcAAATCAAATGGATATGATAAACTCAGTAAGCAACACAAATAGTGTAAATCGGATAAATGAtgtgaataaattaaataatttagacaatttaaaagatgttaataatttaaatgatacaactaatttaaataatgcaAATGATTTAGAAgatgtaaataatttaaataatacaaataatttaaatgatattaGTAACttaaatgatattaatagctttaatgatattaataatttaaatgatattaGTAACttaaatgatattaataatataaatgatattaataatataaataatattaataacttaaatgatattaataatataaatgatattaataatataaataatattaataattttaatgatattaataacttgaataatattaacaatataaatgatattggcaattttaatgatattaataattttaatgatattaataacTTAAAcgatattaataattttagtgATATTAATAACCTAAAcagtattaataatttaaataatataaataatttaaataatgttaATGATTTTGACAGTCTGAATAATATACATGAATTAAATGGTATAAATGGTTTAAATCATATGCTTAATATTAATGACTTAAGtagtattaataatttaagtaacataaataatttaagcaatataaataatattaatgaggtgaataatttaaataatattaataatttaaataatttaaacaaTTTAAATGATATCAATAACTTAACAAgtatgaatattttaaatgatattaataatttaaacaatataaataatttaaataacataaataatataaatgatataaataatttaaataatgtaaataatttaaatagtgtaaataatttaaataatatgaataatttaaatgatataaataatttaaaagaattaaacgatataaataatacaaataatatgaatCATATGAAGAATGTTGTTtgtttaaataatatgaataatctaggaaatttaaatgaaataaataacgTAAGCGATATAaacaatataaatgataacgTAAATAATGTAagtgatataaaaaatgtaagaaatgcaaataaattaaatgatataaatactTTAAATAATGGGAGTACGAACTTttcaaatataaatttaactGAGTTAAGccaaattaaaataaataatgataaaagaaatataaactcaataacaaataataattttaatgtagTATATGATGATATAAGTAATTTTGTTGATATTAACGGAAATTTTAGTTAtatgaaagaaaataataaaaaattaatgaacaatttaaataatgtaaatgtaaatgatttaaatacaaatattGAATACAAAAATATGGGTATTTATCAGACACTAAGTAATGGAGAAAGCGCAATGTGCTTTAATAATTCTGATGTAGATCTacataacaataataataataataataattatataaaaaatgtagtaaatgaaaaaaatgaaaatgaattaaatgcAAAAACGAGGTGtaatataatgaataattataattcgTTTAATAACAAAGATCATACTCTTGATATTAATGAtgttaaaaaagaagaatactataaaaatatgcataatataatagaagaaaataaagaattaaatttaaaatctgataatttagaaaaaagaaatgaaataattaatCATGAACATAAAGATTTACTATTGAAAGGAAATGacgaaaataataaaaaatgtttaattaACGATAAATTAAACATAATAGATAAAAATCTattaatagataaaaaagatTCATCTTCAACTATTTCAAATAAGGGATATATTGAAAATGGTAATTTGAAACTAAAATATTACCTCAATAAtgaagataattttttaaatacaaacgaacatataaattatgaaatgaattataatttaaaaaaatatcaaaaaaaagattCAGTAAATGATTTAAGTAAGGAATACACTACTTATTATAATAACAATATGGAAtatgatatatttaataaacaaaattttcaatttaaAAACATGATAAACAAATTagaaaattatgataatattgaaagagaaaaaaattcatGTGATAATATAGTAAATAGACACCCTCAGTTACAATTTAAGGAttcttattataatttaaagttATTGAGTAACGAGAATAATCTATTAAATGAGAAtacattagaaaaaaataacataaaaaaggtaaataagaactttaataaatatgaggatattttatatgattattattttaaaaaaaatgctcCAGCAATGACCTCTATATCTACATCAACTACTAATACAAaggatttaaataattatgaatattattcaaataaaaaaatgatcaATAAATTAAGAACTACATCTAATTCTAGTACAATAAATACTGATTATTTATCAAGTAATCTTCTAAACTCTATAAGTATTAACAATATTTCTCACTCTAATAATCTTAATGAACAATTGCAAAAATGA